One Papaver somniferum cultivar HN1 chromosome 10, ASM357369v1, whole genome shotgun sequence genomic window carries:
- the LOC113318856 gene encoding tobamovirus multiplication protein 1-like, whose amino-acid sequence MTRLPFNISTAMDFTAPASDWWNQVNESTQWQDGIFFSLCGAYALVSLVALIQLIRIEVRVPEYGWTTQKVFHLMNFIVNGARAIVFGFHKQVFVFKIKVFTLMLVEFPGLLFFSTYTLLVLFWAEIYHQARSLPTDKLRIVYISVNGGVYLIQVCLWIYLWINDNDVAESVGKIFMAVVSLIAALGFLIYGGRLFFMLRRFPIESKGRRKKLHEVGSVTAVCFACFLLRCFVVALSAFDKDASLDVLDHPVLNLVYYLLAEILPSALVLFILRKLPPKRVSAQYHPIR is encoded by the exons ATGACGAGATTGCCCTTTAATATCTCGACGGCAATGGATTTCACAGCTCCGGCTTCTGATTGGTGGAACCAAGTTAATGAGTCAACTCAATGGCAGGATggaatcttcttctctctttgtgGTGCTTATGCCCTAGTTTCTTTAgttgctttg ATTCAACTCATAAGGATTGAAGTTAGAGTGCCTGAATATGGATGGACAACGCAgaaagtttttcatctaatgaaCTTTATCGTAAACGGAG CGAGGGCAATCGTATTTGGGTTTCATAAGCAAGTTTTCGTTTTCAAGATTAAG GTGTTTACTTTGATGCTAGTGGAGTTTCCTGGACTGCTGTTTTTCTCTACCTACACGCTACTTGTCTTATTTTGGGCAGAGATATATCATCAG GCAAGAAGTCTTCCAACGGATAAGCTCAGGATTGTGTACATTTCAGTCAACGGTGGAGTATATCTCATACAG GTTTGTCTCTGGATATACCTGTGGATAAACGACAATGATGTTGCAGAGTCTGTTGGGAAGATATTTATGGCAG TGGTGTCACTCATTGCTGCGCTAGGTTTCTTGATTTATGGAGGAAG ATTATTTTTCATGCTGCGGCGATTTCCTATCGAGTCTAAAGGGAGAAGAAAGAAGCTTCATGAG GTTGGATCTGTCACAGCAGTATGTTTCGCCTGCTTTCTCCTCAGGTGCTTTGTG GTTGCTTTATCTGCATTTGATAAGGATGCCTCTCTCGACGTTTTGGATCATCCAGTTCTGAACCTAGTGTATTACTTG CTTGCTGAAATTCTACCCTCAGCTCTTGTCCTCTTCATCCTGCGCAAGCTTCCTCCCAAAAGGGTGTCTGCTCAATATCACCCAATCCGCTAA